One segment of Alistipes finegoldii DSM 17242 DNA contains the following:
- a CDS encoding nucleoside hydrolase: protein MKKLLILAALAALCMPAVRAQQTPAAPLRVIFDTDMGNDVDDPLALDMLYKAVDRGEIILLGILSSKDTEFSPRYIDMMNTWYGYPEIPVGRVRDGVVLKRDDYARAVCESGLFPRSRRDRDYGDPVTLYRRLLAESPDSSVVVVSVGFSTNLGRLLESWGDKYSPLDGIELVKRKVKFCSVMGGSFGDKPRAEYNIVNDIPNAKRLFALCPVPVAVVSLELGKTVNYPGASIETDFAWAGKHPMVEGYKAYRKMPYDRPTWDMMSVLYVLRPEMFGVSEPGIICVDDQGYTYFTPTPRGKHTVLTLTPGQQDAVLRFFVRELSSKPAKYR, encoded by the coding sequence ATGAAGAAACTTTTGATTCTGGCGGCGCTTGCTGCCCTCTGTATGCCGGCGGTCCGGGCGCAGCAGACGCCCGCCGCACCCCTGCGGGTGATTTTCGATACCGACATGGGCAACGACGTGGATGATCCGCTGGCGCTCGATATGCTTTACAAGGCGGTGGACCGGGGTGAAATCATCCTGCTCGGCATCCTCAGCAGCAAGGATACCGAATTCTCGCCCCGCTATATAGATATGATGAATACGTGGTACGGCTATCCCGAAATACCGGTCGGAAGGGTCCGTGACGGCGTGGTGCTCAAACGCGACGACTACGCGCGCGCTGTCTGCGAGTCGGGACTTTTCCCCCGCAGCCGCAGGGACCGGGACTACGGCGATCCCGTAACCCTTTACCGCCGCCTGCTGGCCGAGAGTCCCGACAGCTCGGTCGTGGTCGTCTCCGTCGGTTTCTCGACCAATCTCGGCCGCCTGCTGGAGAGCTGGGGCGACAAATATTCGCCGCTGGACGGCATCGAACTGGTGAAGCGCAAGGTGAAGTTCTGTTCGGTGATGGGCGGAAGCTTCGGCGACAAGCCCCGCGCCGAATACAATATCGTGAACGACATCCCCAACGCCAAGCGGCTTTTCGCGCTCTGTCCCGTACCCGTGGCGGTCGTGTCGCTCGAACTGGGCAAGACGGTGAATTATCCCGGAGCCAGTATCGAAACCGATTTTGCGTGGGCCGGAAAGCACCCGATGGTCGAGGGCTACAAAGCCTACCGCAAGATGCCTTACGACCGTCCTACATGGGACATGATGTCGGTGCTGTATGTCCTGCGTCCCGAAATGTTCGGGGTGTCCGAACCGGGAATCATCTGCGTGGACGATCAGGGATACACCTATTTCACGCCGACGCCGCGCGGAAAGCATACGGTGCTCACCCTGACGCCCGGACAGCAGGATGCCGTGCTGCGATTCTTCGTGCGGGAGCTCTCTTCGAAGCCTGCGAAGTACAGATAG
- the proC gene encoding pyrroline-5-carboxylate reductase, giving the protein MKVGFIGFGNMAQALAEGFAATGALKPCQIGACARDRAKLRRNTEPKGFLAFDDAARVAEFADMVIVAVKPHQVEAVLSPVKELLAGKIVVSVAAGMTFGKYETILAPGTHHLSTVPNTPVAVGEGIVVCERLHSLSDAEWKETERLFSHVGLVMQVDTPLLGLAGTICGCGPAFVAMFIEALADAAVKHGIARADAYRMVSQMVVGTGKLQLATGQHPGAMKDAVCSPGGTTIVGVAELERKGFRGAVIDAVDAIQNKK; this is encoded by the coding sequence ATGAAGGTAGGATTTATCGGATTCGGAAATATGGCGCAGGCTCTTGCCGAAGGGTTTGCCGCGACGGGGGCGTTGAAGCCCTGCCAGATCGGCGCCTGCGCCCGCGACCGGGCCAAACTGCGGCGCAATACGGAGCCGAAAGGCTTTCTGGCTTTCGACGATGCCGCCCGTGTCGCGGAGTTCGCCGACATGGTGATCGTAGCCGTGAAACCCCATCAGGTCGAAGCGGTTTTGTCGCCCGTGAAGGAGCTGCTGGCCGGGAAAATCGTCGTTTCGGTGGCTGCCGGCATGACGTTCGGAAAGTACGAAACCATACTTGCGCCCGGAACGCACCATCTCAGTACGGTTCCCAACACGCCGGTCGCCGTCGGCGAGGGAATCGTTGTCTGCGAACGTCTCCACTCGCTCTCCGATGCCGAGTGGAAAGAGACGGAGCGGCTGTTTTCGCACGTCGGGCTGGTGATGCAGGTCGATACTCCCCTGCTGGGACTTGCCGGGACGATCTGCGGCTGCGGTCCCGCGTTCGTGGCGATGTTCATCGAAGCGCTCGCCGACGCCGCCGTCAAACACGGCATCGCACGCGCCGACGCCTACCGCATGGTCAGCCAGATGGTCGTCGGCACGGGCAAATTGCAGCTGGCGACGGGACAGCATCCCGGCGCGATGAAGGATGCGGTTTGTTCGCCCGGCGGCACGACGATCGTCGGCGTCGCCGAACTCGAACGCAAAGGTTTCCGCGGCGCGGTGATCGACGCCGTGGACGCGATTCAGAACAAAAAGTAA
- a CDS encoding DUF3109 family protein, with amino-acid sequence MIEIDDKIVSADLLRECFACDIAACKGICCVEGNAGAPLEAEEVDILEREYEAYKPYMTPEGIEAVERQGFMVVDEDGDLTTPLVDDAECAYTYRENGITLCAVEKAWLEGKTAFRKPISCHLYPIRLMRFSNGTVGLNYHRWSVCAPARECGRKLGIPVYKALREPIVRRFGEEFYKALEAAEELIRQQ; translated from the coding sequence ATGATCGAGATAGACGACAAAATCGTAAGCGCCGACCTGCTGCGCGAGTGCTTCGCATGCGACATCGCGGCCTGCAAGGGCATCTGCTGCGTCGAAGGCAACGCCGGAGCGCCGCTCGAAGCGGAAGAGGTCGATATTCTCGAACGCGAATACGAAGCCTACAAGCCCTACATGACGCCCGAAGGCATCGAAGCCGTCGAGCGGCAGGGCTTCATGGTCGTGGACGAGGACGGGGACCTGACCACGCCGCTGGTCGACGACGCCGAGTGCGCCTATACCTACCGGGAGAACGGCATCACGCTCTGCGCCGTGGAAAAGGCGTGGCTGGAGGGGAAGACGGCGTTCCGCAAGCCGATCTCATGCCATTTATATCCGATCCGGCTCATGCGGTTTTCGAACGGCACGGTAGGGTTGAACTACCACCGCTGGTCGGTGTGCGCCCCGGCGCGCGAGTGCGGACGGAAACTGGGAATCCCGGTCTACAAGGCACTCAGGGAGCCGATCGTGCGACGCTTCGGTGAGGAATTTTACAAGGCGCTGGAAGCCGCCGAGGAACTTATCAGACAACAATAG
- the rbsK gene encoding ribokinase, protein MEKIVIVGSANTDLIVRADRIPSPGETVLGGEFRIVSGGKGANQAVAVARLGGDALFVARIGTDLFGDELMARYTAEKMDTSHVVRDSQAPTGVALITVDNSAENCIVVAPGANARLSRKDIDDVRPELAKAGYLLIQLEIPLETVEYAIQTAAELGVRVILNPAPAAQIDEKYLKYVYLLTPNESECALLTGRPVLNGTDAAAAAETLLNKGVKNVIVTCGSRGALVKNADTCAVVPACRVSAVDTTAAGDVFNGALTVALAEGLPLLDAARFATHAAALSVTRIGAQSSIPTRREVDDARFANNGRSADRMTTL, encoded by the coding sequence ATGGAAAAAATTGTGATTGTCGGCAGCGCCAATACCGACCTGATCGTCCGGGCCGACCGGATTCCGTCGCCCGGCGAGACCGTTCTCGGCGGCGAATTCCGGATCGTTTCCGGCGGCAAAGGCGCCAATCAGGCCGTCGCCGTCGCGCGGCTGGGCGGCGACGCCCTTTTCGTGGCGCGTATCGGGACCGACCTTTTCGGAGATGAGCTGATGGCCCGCTACACCGCGGAAAAGATGGATACTTCGCATGTCGTCCGCGATTCTCAGGCCCCTACGGGTGTGGCGCTCATCACGGTCGATAATTCGGCCGAAAACTGCATCGTCGTGGCTCCCGGTGCGAATGCGCGGCTTTCCAGAAAGGATATCGACGACGTCCGGCCCGAACTGGCGAAGGCCGGCTATCTGCTGATCCAGCTCGAAATACCGCTCGAAACCGTGGAATACGCGATACAGACCGCCGCCGAATTGGGCGTGAGGGTGATTCTCAATCCGGCGCCTGCGGCGCAGATCGACGAAAAGTACCTGAAATACGTCTACCTCCTTACGCCCAACGAGTCGGAGTGCGCCCTGCTTACGGGACGTCCCGTACTGAACGGGACGGATGCGGCAGCCGCAGCGGAGACGCTGTTGAACAAGGGGGTGAAGAACGTGATCGTCACCTGCGGTTCGCGCGGCGCGCTCGTGAAAAATGCCGATACCTGCGCCGTGGTGCCCGCATGCCGTGTTTCGGCGGTCGATACGACCGCGGCGGGCGACGTTTTCAACGGGGCGCTGACCGTGGCGCTGGCGGAAGGCTTGCCGCTCTTGGACGCCGCGCGCTTCGCCACCCACGCCGCCGCCCTCTCGGTGACCCGCATCGGGGCGCAAAGCTCGATTCCGACGCGCCGCGAAGTGGACGACGCCCGTTTTGCGAATAACGGCCGATCCGCCGACCGAATGACAACCCTTTAA
- a CDS encoding YggS family pyridoxal phosphate-dependent enzyme — MSIACQLSFVRSTLPEDVTLVAVSKTHPVEAIREAYDAGHRVFGESRPQELREKYEALPQDIEWHMIGHLQTNKIKYIAPFVSLIHSVDSARLAEAIQREAAKCGRTIEILLEIHVADEETKSGWEIGELMRYVGTAPFARMPDVCVRGVMGIATNTDDGEVIRRDFTELKRCFDLLQPYFGARFNVLSMGMSHDYPFAVECGSNMVRVGSLIFGERDYAK; from the coding sequence ATGTCTATAGCATGTCAATTATCGTTCGTGCGCAGCACGCTGCCCGAAGACGTCACGCTGGTCGCCGTGTCGAAGACCCACCCCGTGGAGGCGATACGCGAAGCCTACGACGCGGGACACCGCGTCTTCGGCGAGAGCCGTCCGCAGGAGCTGCGCGAAAAATACGAGGCGCTGCCCCAAGATATCGAGTGGCACATGATCGGCCACCTGCAGACCAACAAGATCAAATATATTGCGCCGTTCGTCTCGCTGATCCATTCGGTGGACAGCGCGCGTCTGGCCGAAGCCATCCAGCGCGAGGCCGCCAAATGCGGCCGCACGATCGAGATTTTGCTGGAGATACATGTCGCCGACGAAGAGACCAAGTCGGGCTGGGAGATCGGGGAGCTTATGCGGTATGTCGGCACGGCGCCCTTCGCCCGGATGCCCGATGTCTGCGTCCGCGGCGTGATGGGCATTGCGACCAATACCGACGACGGGGAGGTTATCCGCCGGGATTTCACGGAGCTGAAACGCTGTTTCGACCTTTTGCAGCCCTATTTCGGGGCGCGGTTCAACGTGTTGTCGATGGGCATGTCGCACGACTACCCCTTCGCCGTCGAATGCGGGTCGAACATGGTGCGCGTCGGGTCGCTGATTTTCGGGGAGAGGGACTACGCGAAGTAA
- a CDS encoding LacI family DNA-binding transcriptional regulator, whose translation MKETLVTISKRTGFAISTVSRVLNGQAEKYRISRKTVELILAEARRCDYTPSLLAKGLRMKRTNTLGLLIPQVSNPYFADIASAIIREARSHGYTVMVVDTMENEENEQEGIRTMLSRRVDGIVAVPCGRTPDHLEKVDRSVPVMLVDRSFERTSLPYVCTDNYRGGVEATRILLQRGHRRIACIQGVPHSMPNRRRVQGYLDALRQAGLQEEAIITGDAFSLENGYRQTKLAVAGPDRPTAIFALSNTILLGAVKAIRESGLRIPEDISVVSFDDNPYLDFLVPAITRIGQPVEEIGKTAVRLLLESIREEVRCRTQLQLPPERIVRDSVANPRTAK comes from the coding sequence ATGAAAGAGACGCTGGTCACCATATCCAAACGGACCGGATTCGCCATATCGACCGTTTCGCGGGTGCTGAACGGACAGGCGGAGAAATACCGCATCAGCCGGAAAACCGTCGAGCTGATCCTCGCCGAAGCCAGACGGTGCGACTACACGCCGAGCCTTCTGGCGAAAGGACTGCGCATGAAGCGCACCAATACGCTGGGCTTACTGATTCCGCAGGTGTCGAACCCCTATTTCGCCGACATCGCCAGCGCCATCATCCGGGAAGCCCGCAGCCACGGATATACGGTAATGGTGGTCGATACCATGGAGAACGAAGAAAACGAGCAGGAGGGCATCCGGACGATGCTTTCGCGCCGGGTGGACGGCATCGTGGCCGTTCCGTGCGGCCGGACGCCCGACCACCTCGAAAAGGTGGACCGCTCGGTTCCCGTCATGCTGGTGGACCGCAGTTTCGAGCGCACCTCGCTGCCGTACGTCTGCACCGACAACTACCGCGGAGGCGTGGAGGCGACCCGGATTCTGCTGCAGAGAGGACACCGCAGAATCGCCTGCATACAGGGCGTTCCCCATTCGATGCCGAACCGCCGGCGCGTGCAGGGTTATCTCGACGCGCTCCGACAAGCGGGACTGCAGGAGGAAGCCATCATAACCGGCGACGCATTCTCGCTGGAGAACGGCTACCGGCAGACCAAGCTCGCCGTGGCAGGTCCCGACCGCCCCACGGCGATATTCGCCCTGAGCAATACGATCCTGCTCGGCGCGGTCAAAGCCATACGCGAATCGGGTTTGCGGATCCCCGAAGATATTTCCGTGGTGTCGTTCGACGACAATCCCTATCTGGATTTTCTGGTTCCGGCCATAACCCGCATCGGCCAGCCCGTCGAAGAGATCGGAAAAACAGCCGTCAGGCTGCTGCTGGAGAGCATCCGGGAGGAGGTACGCTGCCGGACGCAACTGCAACTGCCGCCTGAAAGGATCGTCCGCGACTCGGTCGCAAACCCGCGTACCGCAAAGTAA
- the nadD gene encoding nicotinate (nicotinamide) nucleotide adenylyltransferase, with protein sequence MKRVMLYFGSFNPVHKGHIALAEYVVEQGLCDEAVLVVSPQSPYKRAAELAPEMDRFEMAERACAASRLPERIKPSVVEFLLPKPSYTIDTLRYLTENHGAEMEFSILMGADQLERLDGWKEYEKILEYPIYVYPRRGEQVGRFAGRITVLEDAPLQDFSSTEVRGRIERGEDVSQMLDAGVAEYIRRKGLWSPAARKAALTAQIAAEPENTELYTERGKLHYRLNEWGAALNDFNRVLQLDDSHAEARQYAQMVQEILEFRYKDIYNP encoded by the coding sequence TGAAACGCGTAATGCTCTATTTCGGGTCGTTCAACCCCGTACACAAAGGCCATATCGCCTTGGCCGAATATGTCGTGGAGCAGGGATTGTGCGACGAAGCGGTGCTCGTCGTCTCGCCCCAAAGCCCCTACAAGCGGGCCGCCGAACTGGCGCCCGAAATGGACCGCTTCGAGATGGCGGAAAGGGCCTGCGCCGCATCGCGCCTGCCGGAGCGGATCAAACCTTCGGTGGTGGAGTTTCTGCTGCCCAAACCCTCGTACACAATCGACACGCTGCGCTATCTGACCGAGAACCACGGCGCGGAGATGGAGTTTTCGATCCTGATGGGCGCCGACCAGCTCGAACGGCTCGACGGCTGGAAGGAGTACGAAAAAATACTCGAATACCCGATATACGTCTATCCCCGCCGCGGCGAGCAGGTCGGGCGTTTCGCCGGACGCATCACCGTGCTGGAGGATGCTCCGCTGCAGGATTTCTCCTCGACGGAGGTGCGCGGACGGATCGAGCGGGGCGAGGACGTCTCGCAGATGCTCGACGCGGGAGTCGCGGAGTACATCCGCCGCAAAGGGCTTTGGAGCCCGGCGGCACGCAAGGCCGCACTGACGGCGCAGATCGCCGCGGAACCCGAAAATACGGAACTGTACACCGAGCGCGGCAAACTCCATTACCGGCTCAACGAGTGGGGCGCGGCGCTCAACGACTTCAACCGCGTGCTGCAGCTGGACGACAGCCACGCCGAAGCGCGGCAGTATGCGCAGATGGTGCAGGAAATACTGGAATTCAGATACAAAGACATATACAACCCCTGA
- a CDS encoding D-alanine--D-alanine ligase, with translation MTRLKIALMAGGDSPEREIALQSAAQIESALDHEKYDITVIDLHHRDWHYTAPDGRQWQVDKNDFSLTVEGERKVFDYALIIIHGTPGEDGRLQGYLDMMGVPYSSCSMTSSVITFDKVTTKRTVAGRGINLAREIFLCKGETADPDEVIAEFGLPLFIKPNASGSSFGVTKVHTRDEVLPAVEAAFAQSDEVLIEECIEGREMGCGMMVAGGREYLFPITEIVSKKDFFDYQAKYTEGYSDEITPAQIAPEIAEELHRMTRIAYKACRCSGVVRVDFIVTPEGKPYMIEINSIPGMSAGSIVPKQAKAMGMTLGEMFDLVIADTCRK, from the coding sequence ATGACACGTTTGAAGATTGCCCTCATGGCGGGCGGCGATTCGCCCGAACGGGAAATCGCGCTTCAGAGCGCCGCGCAGATCGAATCGGCGCTGGACCACGAAAAATACGACATTACGGTCATAGACCTCCACCACCGCGACTGGCACTACACGGCCCCCGACGGCCGCCAATGGCAGGTGGACAAGAACGACTTCTCGCTGACGGTGGAGGGCGAACGCAAGGTTTTCGACTATGCGCTGATCATCATCCACGGCACGCCCGGCGAGGACGGCAGGCTGCAGGGTTATCTGGACATGATGGGCGTTCCCTATTCGTCGTGTTCGATGACCTCTTCGGTCATCACGTTCGACAAAGTCACCACCAAGCGCACCGTGGCGGGCCGCGGCATCAACCTCGCCCGTGAAATTTTCCTCTGCAAGGGCGAGACCGCGGACCCGGACGAAGTAATCGCCGAATTCGGGCTTCCGCTTTTCATCAAGCCAAACGCCAGCGGCAGTTCGTTCGGCGTGACGAAGGTCCACACGCGCGACGAGGTGCTGCCCGCCGTCGAAGCGGCTTTCGCCCAGAGCGACGAAGTGCTGATCGAAGAGTGCATCGAAGGCCGCGAAATGGGCTGCGGCATGATGGTGGCGGGGGGCCGGGAATATCTGTTCCCGATCACGGAGATCGTCTCCAAGAAGGACTTCTTCGACTATCAGGCCAAATACACCGAAGGGTATTCGGACGAGATAACCCCGGCGCAGATCGCACCCGAAATCGCGGAGGAGCTGCACCGCATGACACGCATCGCCTACAAGGCGTGCCGCTGTTCGGGCGTGGTGCGCGTCGATTTCATCGTCACGCCCGAAGGCAAACCCTATATGATAGAGATCAACTCCATTCCCGGCATGAGTGCGGGAAGCATCGTGCCCAAGCAGGCGAAGGCCATGGGCATGACGCTGGGGGAGATGTTCGACCTCGTTATCGCCGACACCTGCCGCAAATGA
- a CDS encoding peptidoglycan DD-metalloendopeptidase family protein yields MAAVAALTAAAAEPQAAEKTDSLHVAALSPEEAAAVDSIAALRLRLAPKQIESIFDTNDVVVLDTLDSGNDAVQVVLYSNNTWKYVRNREVAKDSTIFEKYWDTKTLFPYKEVDMSSMPQSVVIDLIDSLTGYHCPYQGSVHPRGKYGPRRRRQHQGVDLPLKTGDPVYATFCGRVRISEYNKGGYGNLVIIRHDNGLETYYGHLSERMVEPNQWVEAGQIIGLGGSTGRSTGPHLHFETRYYGQSFDPERLIDFKNGILSRETFLLKKSFFSIYSNAGQDFDDEIANEEQDKKEAAEKAAMKYHRIKSGDTLGAIARRYGTTVNNICRMNNIKSTTVLRIGRSLRVR; encoded by the coding sequence ATGGCCGCCGTAGCGGCGCTCACGGCCGCGGCCGCCGAACCGCAGGCCGCGGAGAAAACCGATTCGCTGCACGTCGCAGCCCTGTCGCCCGAAGAGGCCGCAGCGGTGGATTCCATCGCCGCGCTGCGCCTGCGGCTGGCGCCCAAGCAGATCGAGTCGATTTTCGATACCAACGACGTCGTAGTCCTCGACACGCTCGACTCAGGCAACGACGCGGTGCAGGTGGTGCTCTACAGCAACAACACATGGAAATACGTCCGCAACCGCGAAGTGGCCAAGGACAGCACCATCTTCGAGAAATACTGGGACACGAAGACGCTCTTCCCCTACAAGGAGGTAGACATGTCGTCGATGCCCCAGTCGGTGGTCATCGACCTGATCGACTCGCTGACCGGCTACCACTGCCCGTATCAGGGCTCGGTGCATCCGCGCGGCAAGTACGGTCCGCGCCGTCGCCGCCAGCATCAGGGCGTCGATCTGCCGCTCAAGACGGGCGATCCGGTTTACGCCACATTCTGCGGCCGGGTGCGAATCTCGGAATACAACAAGGGCGGGTACGGAAATCTGGTCATCATCCGCCACGACAACGGGCTGGAGACCTATTACGGCCATCTTTCGGAGCGCATGGTCGAGCCGAACCAGTGGGTCGAAGCGGGACAGATCATCGGTCTGGGCGGCTCGACGGGACGCTCGACGGGTCCGCATCTGCATTTCGAGACGCGCTATTACGGCCAGTCGTTCGACCCCGAACGGCTGATCGACTTCAAGAACGGCATCCTGAGCCGAGAAACGTTCCTGCTGAAGAAATCGTTCTTCAGCATCTATTCGAACGCGGGGCAGGACTTCGACGACGAGATCGCCAACGAGGAGCAGGACAAGAAGGAGGCCGCCGAAAAGGCCGCCATGAAGTATCACCGCATCAAGTCGGGCGATACGCTGGGTGCAATAGCCCGCAGATACGGCACGACGGTAAACAACATCTGCCGCATGAACAATATCAAATCGACCACGGTGCTGCGCATCGGCCGCTCGCTGCGGGTGAGGTAG